From Candidatus Dadabacteria bacterium, one genomic window encodes:
- a CDS encoding FtsX-like permease family protein produces the protein MSYESLISLRYLKSGTGRGFLSLIGLISILGVFLGVASLDVVLSVMKGFEDELRDKIIGASSHVVVMSYEGEFEDFAEVEKKLEDFPGVTSTSPFIYNHGMLVTEYAVSGSVIRGIDPNNSASVAAVAEAVGKGSLPETGKDRELLFEEGARIVSGLLHKTASGHPPIIIGRELSNLIGATTGDTVNLVSPYGKIGPFGPTAKIRKFGVIGVFDYGMIEYDSSTAYVSLGDAMNFFETRSKITGIEVRVDDIYQARETGNKIAETLGFPFYAKNWEDSNRSLFRALRLERMAIGIFLGFIVLVAALNIVSTLTMLVMEKKRDIAVLISMGARKSGIRRIFVYDGMIIGTVGTLLGTLFGYLICRFLETSNFIKEAIPFDDNVYPISEFPVRIEPVYFLVVAASSLLICFLATLYPSYRASRENPVESLRYE, from the coding sequence ATGAGTTACGAATCGTTAATCTCCCTTAGGTACCTGAAATCGGGAACTGGGCGTGGTTTCCTCTCTCTGATCGGTCTTATCTCCATTCTGGGTGTTTTTCTGGGAGTAGCCTCGCTTGACGTGGTGCTTTCGGTCATGAAGGGGTTTGAGGATGAACTCAGGGACAAGATAATAGGCGCGAGTTCCCACGTAGTCGTAATGAGCTACGAAGGAGAATTCGAGGATTTTGCGGAGGTGGAGAAGAAGCTTGAGGACTTTCCCGGTGTAACCTCGACAAGCCCCTTTATTTACAATCACGGCATGCTTGTCACTGAATACGCTGTCTCAGGTTCCGTGATAAGGGGGATAGACCCGAACAATTCAGCCTCGGTCGCTGCCGTGGCTGAAGCGGTGGGGAAGGGCAGCTTGCCGGAGACGGGCAAGGACCGTGAGCTCCTCTTTGAAGAAGGCGCCCGGATTGTTTCGGGGCTTTTACATAAGACTGCTTCCGGGCACCCTCCGATCATCATAGGCAGGGAGCTTTCCAACCTGATTGGCGCGACAACCGGGGATACCGTCAATCTTGTCTCTCCTTACGGAAAGATCGGTCCTTTCGGCCCGACTGCCAAGATAAGAAAATTCGGTGTAATAGGAGTTTTTGATTACGGCATGATTGAATACGATTCGTCTACCGCCTACGTGTCGCTTGGGGATGCCATGAATTTCTTTGAAACCCGAAGCAAGATAACAGGCATAGAAGTCAGGGTGGATGACATATACCAGGCGCGCGAAACGGGGAATAAGATAGCTGAAACTCTCGGCTTTCCTTTCTACGCGAAGAACTGGGAGGACTCGAACAGAAGCCTTTTCAGGGCGCTTCGGCTTGAGAGAATGGCGATAGGAATATTCCTTGGGTTTATAGTTCTTGTTGCCGCCTTGAATATAGTCAGCACGCTTACGATGCTCGTTATGGAGAAAAAAAGGGACATAGCCGTGCTCATATCCATGGGAGCTCGCAAAAGCGGCATCAGAAGGATATTTGTCTACGACGGAATGATAATAGGAACCGTCGGAACACTTCTCGGCACGCTCTTTGGATACCTGATCTGCCGCTTCCTTGAGACCAGCAATTTTATAAAGGAAGCGATTCCGTTTGATGACAACGTCTACCCTATTTCCGAATTCCCTGTTAGGATAGAGCCGGTTTATTTTCTCGTTGTAGCGGCATCAAGCCTGCTTATATGTTTTCTTGCGACTCTGTACCCGTCTTACAGGGCTTCGAGAGAAAACCCCGTGGAGTCATTGAGATATGAGTGA
- a CDS encoding dihydroorotase translates to MGVLIKNGRVIDPSQSLDMVSDIYVQGDRVREISERIDTPRKSDTVIDASGQIVAPGFVDIHVHLREPGYEHKETIKTGCLAAAAGGFTSIVCMPNTNPINDNASVTEYILLKARTEGIVNVFPIGAITKGEKGKELADIGEMCEAGCVGISDDGMPVTDSGLMRKAMEYVKPFGIPVITHAEDTGLSAGGVMNEGFVSTELGLRGIPAASEEVGVVRDIILCELTGTPLHICHVSTRGSVRLVREAKKRGAKVTAEATPHHFTLTDKLVYGYNTDAKMNPPLRTQEDVDAILEGIADGTIDVIATDHAPHSQDEKNVEFDLAPFGIVGLETALSLSLELVEKGIITLEEMIKKLTVAPSEIVGIERGTLVLGSIADLVVFDPGMSCTVNPEEFFSKSRNTPFSGWELKGVVSNTIVSGKVVFSRG, encoded by the coding sequence ATGGGAGTGCTCATTAAGAACGGTCGCGTTATTGACCCTTCACAGTCTCTCGACATGGTCTCGGACATATATGTCCAGGGAGACAGGGTGAGGGAAATATCAGAGCGTATAGACACCCCGCGCAAGTCAGACACAGTAATAGACGCCAGCGGGCAGATCGTGGCCCCCGGGTTCGTGGATATTCACGTACATCTAAGAGAACCGGGCTACGAACACAAGGAGACGATAAAGACGGGTTGTCTTGCCGCCGCCGCGGGTGGCTTTACCTCCATAGTGTGTATGCCCAACACAAATCCCATAAACGACAATGCCTCGGTGACAGAGTACATACTCTTGAAAGCCAGAACTGAAGGCATAGTCAATGTGTTTCCCATAGGAGCGATAACCAAGGGGGAGAAAGGAAAGGAACTTGCCGACATAGGCGAGATGTGCGAAGCCGGGTGCGTGGGCATTTCCGATGACGGGATGCCGGTCACGGACTCGGGACTTATGCGAAAAGCCATGGAGTATGTAAAGCCCTTTGGGATTCCGGTTATCACGCATGCCGAAGACACCGGGCTTTCCGCGGGTGGCGTTATGAACGAGGGTTTCGTTTCAACCGAACTTGGCCTTCGGGGAATTCCCGCCGCTTCTGAGGAGGTTGGGGTAGTCAGGGACATAATTCTCTGCGAACTCACTGGCACTCCTCTTCACATCTGCCATGTTTCTACCAGGGGTTCGGTAAGGCTTGTGCGGGAAGCGAAAAAAAGAGGCGCGAAGGTTACGGCGGAGGCGACTCCTCACCATTTCACTCTTACGGACAAGTTGGTATATGGTTACAACACCGATGCCAAGATGAATCCGCCGCTTAGGACCCAGGAAGACGTGGATGCTATACTGGAAGGCATTGCCGATGGAACAATTGATGTGATAGCCACGGATCATGCCCCTCACAGTCAGGATGAGAAAAACGTTGAATTTGACTTAGCACCTTTCGGCATAGTTGGTCTTGAGACTGCTCTCTCACTTTCGCTTGAACTGGTGGAAAAAGGAATCATTACTCTTGAGGAGATGATAAAAAAGCTTACTGTTGCTCCTTCAGAAATAGTAGGCATAGAAAGAGGGACGCTTGTTCTTGGCTCAATCGCCGATCTTGTGGTGTTCGATCCCGGTATGAGCTGCACGGTAAACCCTGAGGAGTTTTTCTCAAAGAGTAGAAACACTCCGTTTTCCGGGTGGGAACTCAAAGGAGTGGTGAGCAATACTATAGTTTCGGGAAAGGTCGTTTTCAGTCGCGGCTAG
- the lysS gene encoding lysine--tRNA ligase — protein sequence MEDKQFELRKSKLEELRAMGIDPYANSFTPEHTAGELLSLHASKSPEELEQMEGLFSLAGRIVSKRDFGKSAFFHLSDRTGRIQGFIQKNSIDEKTFTLFRKLLDVGDFAGVRGELFKTRTGELTVRVRELFFLTKALRPLPEKWHGLQDVEIRYRQRYLDLIANQRTKEIFKTRSKVINLIRRFLDEKDFLEVETPVLHPIAGGATAKPFITHHNALDMDLYLRIAPELYLKRLVVGGLERVYELGRTFRNEGVSTKHNPEFTMIEFYQAYATYEDLMNLIEELVCYVVENTVGDMLVEYEDKKIDCKRPWKRINIYEALREKFGSEITEDDQFLFAKADSMGINHNGIKGKALTEIFEALFEDTLLNPTFVYGFPLDVSPLARKNDDDPEVVDRFELYIYGREIANAFSELNDPIDQKKRFTDQVEMKKKGEDEYHEMDNDYVSALEYGMPPTAGAGIGIDRLVMLLTNSSSIREVIFFPHLRP from the coding sequence ATGGAAGACAAGCAGTTTGAACTAAGAAAATCAAAACTAGAAGAGCTAAGGGCAATGGGCATTGACCCTTATGCAAACAGTTTTACGCCGGAGCATACCGCCGGAGAACTGCTCTCCCTGCATGCTTCGAAGTCTCCTGAAGAACTTGAACAGATGGAAGGGCTCTTCAGCTTGGCCGGAAGAATCGTTTCAAAGAGGGACTTCGGAAAAAGTGCTTTTTTTCATCTGTCGGACCGCACGGGGCGGATTCAGGGATTTATACAGAAAAACTCCATTGACGAGAAAACCTTTACGCTGTTTCGCAAGCTACTTGACGTGGGAGATTTTGCCGGTGTCCGCGGAGAGCTTTTTAAAACCAGGACCGGAGAGCTTACGGTGAGGGTCCGGGAGCTTTTTTTCCTCACAAAGGCCCTGAGGCCGCTTCCTGAAAAATGGCACGGTCTTCAGGATGTGGAGATAAGATACCGCCAGCGCTACCTGGATCTGATTGCTAACCAGAGAACCAAGGAGATTTTCAAGACAAGGTCAAAGGTGATAAACCTGATAAGAAGATTTCTTGACGAAAAAGATTTCCTTGAAGTGGAGACCCCGGTGCTTCACCCGATTGCCGGAGGCGCAACCGCAAAACCCTTTATTACTCATCATAACGCCCTTGATATGGACCTTTATCTGAGAATAGCGCCTGAGCTTTACCTGAAACGACTTGTCGTTGGGGGACTTGAGAGAGTTTATGAACTTGGAAGAACGTTCAGAAATGAGGGAGTGTCCACCAAGCACAACCCGGAATTCACCATGATTGAGTTCTATCAGGCTTACGCGACTTACGAGGACCTTATGAATCTCATAGAGGAGCTTGTCTGCTACGTGGTGGAAAATACGGTAGGAGACATGCTGGTTGAGTACGAAGATAAGAAGATAGACTGCAAGAGACCTTGGAAAAGAATTAACATTTATGAGGCCCTGCGGGAGAAATTCGGTTCCGAAATAACTGAAGATGACCAGTTTCTTTTTGCAAAAGCGGATTCCATGGGAATAAACCATAACGGGATTAAGGGGAAGGCTCTCACGGAGATTTTCGAGGCGCTTTTCGAGGATACTCTCCTTAATCCGACTTTTGTTTACGGTTTCCCGCTTGATGTCTCGCCGCTTGCCAGAAAAAACGATGATGATCCTGAAGTGGTTGACAGATTCGAGCTTTACATCTACGGAAGGGAGATAGCCAACGCTTTTTCTGAACTTAACGACCCGATTGATCAGAAAAAACGGTTCACGGACCAGGTCGAGATGAAGAAAAAGGGCGAGGATGAATATCACGAAATGGATAATGATTACGTGTCGGCCCTTGAGTACGGAATGCCCCCGACGGCCGGAGCCGGTATAGGGATCGACCGTCTTGTGATGCTGCTTACCAATTCCTCTTCCATAAGAGAAGTTATTTTCTTCCCTCACCTCAGACCTTAG
- a CDS encoding ABC transporter ATP-binding protein, with protein MSEMLYKVRGLGKVFNKLGSSVCALGGVNIDISAGETLGVVGVSGSGKSTLLHILGTLEPPTEGSVFYRGKDLFSQDEEELSVFRNSEIGFIFQFHYLLMEFTALENVMMPCLIARQSLAVARQKACDVLEKVGLSERLNHLPGELSGGEQQRVAIARSIVRGPKVILADEPTGNLDKKTGFSVLDLFCRLNEDYGVTVVMVTHNDEFAKRMKKTVKISDGMVADAN; from the coding sequence ATGAGTGAAATGCTGTACAAGGTCAGGGGGCTTGGAAAGGTTTTCAATAAATTGGGCAGCAGCGTGTGCGCTCTCGGCGGAGTGAATATAGATATTTCTGCCGGAGAAACCCTCGGAGTCGTGGGAGTGTCGGGTTCGGGGAAAAGCACCCTTCTTCACATACTTGGCACTCTTGAGCCCCCGACAGAAGGTTCGGTTTTCTACAGGGGGAAGGATCTTTTCAGCCAAGATGAAGAAGAGCTCTCGGTTTTCAGAAACTCGGAAATTGGATTTATTTTTCAATTTCATTACCTTCTTATGGAATTCACGGCGCTTGAAAACGTCATGATGCCGTGTCTTATAGCAAGACAGAGCCTTGCTGTGGCGAGACAAAAGGCTTGCGATGTGCTTGAGAAGGTGGGACTTTCCGAGCGTCTCAACCATCTTCCGGGAGAGCTTTCCGGGGGAGAGCAGCAGAGAGTGGCGATCGCCAGATCGATTGTCAGAGGGCCGAAGGTGATACTTGCCGACGAGCCCACGGGGAATCTTGACAAAAAAACGGGATTCTCGGTTCTTGATCTGTTCTGCAGGCTTAACGAGGATTACGGGGTTACGGTTGTAATGGTTACGCATAACGACGAATTTGCGAAGAGAATGAAAAAAACTGTTAAAATATCGGACGGGATGGTTGCCGATGCGAACTAA
- the pyrR gene encoding bifunctional pyr operon transcriptional regulator/uracil phosphoribosyltransferase PyrR yields METKKKIQPIEDRAESFFSGIIDDIPPERLSSLIVIGIKTRGEYLGKRLVERISERTGKDITFGTIDITLYRDDFENRKNWPRLRKTSIPNDVQGKNIILVDDVLYTGRTVRAAINSIMDYGRPASVKLAVLVDRGGRELPVQPDYAGISIETLDDEMVNVYLEEVDGREEIEIIRKNGV; encoded by the coding sequence ATGGAGACTAAGAAAAAAATACAACCGATTGAGGACAGGGCCGAAAGTTTTTTCTCCGGGATCATAGACGACATACCGCCCGAGAGACTAAGCAGCCTTATTGTCATAGGGATAAAGACAAGAGGGGAATATCTGGGCAAGAGGCTCGTTGAGCGTATAAGCGAGCGGACTGGAAAGGATATTACCTTTGGAACGATTGATATTACTCTCTACAGGGATGATTTCGAGAATAGAAAAAACTGGCCGCGACTGCGCAAAACCAGTATCCCCAACGACGTACAGGGGAAAAACATAATACTTGTTGACGATGTCCTCTACACTGGCCGTACTGTGCGGGCCGCAATAAATTCAATCATGGATTATGGAAGGCCGGCCTCGGTCAAGCTGGCGGTGCTCGTGGACAGGGGAGGAAGGGAACTCCCCGTGCAGCCCGACTATGCGGGAATCAGCATCGAAACGCTGGACGACGAGATGGTCAACGTTTACCTGGAAGAAGTGGACGGCAGGGAGGAAATCGAGATAATCAGAAAAAATGGCGTTTGA
- the bamA gene encoding outer membrane protein assembly factor BamA, translating into MRTKSLVFFLAVFLFMATFPTAGSMAQNLPAEEELEKYQSFKGTVAEVVISGNRRTETSLIDLNIETKQGDEYSPQIVKEDLKRIFKLDFFQQVLVDVKPVEDGLRVEFVVEENPVLADLKLSGNDKLKEDDIKEAVAFREGRIVSLRKITEGREIILALASEKGLVGTEVEYEIEPRGDGVVDVVYRIDEGERKYIKEVELAGNSEIETKKIRKNMYSKPKYILSFITKRGLFKIEEIERDSDRIKATYIDNGYLDVRVSEPGIRYDEEKDGYVVSFSIEEGLQYKVSTITFSGELAGDQDEIRPKLELLPDSVFSSFVLQSDIGKITDFYGDKGYAFANATPDVRLDKGNNLVSIDYSIEKGEEVYIRNINILDNTRTRDNVIRRELSLQEQSLYSVSKLRAARYETARLGYFEDNVEVLTHRVEGTDDLMDVDVKVEERPTGFFSFGGGVSSVENFLFSGQIQESNLFGYGKTLSLDAQVGGVTKALSLNYRDPYFFGTNWLLDISLYAHDRDYRDFERAAKGISLGVGRRIKRNFQVRVFQEFSQQDVHNVRGDALFVLSETERTIVSTGVGLSWDTRNNYLDPTKGFLLSTAVEYAGLFAGNTDFIKYNATAKSWIPFWKGTYFAAKANYGLLHLIDAGDDLVVEERFFLGGPNTLRGFRYRRVGPRRPTDTGGYVIIGGVQQVLASLDFVVPLSKTVGLKAVAFFDIGNAFDQDEFSLNPSNLRKDAGFGIRWISPLGPMKLDIGFPIGERLRDEEKYEVQFTIGNLF; encoded by the coding sequence ATGCGAACTAAAAGTCTTGTATTTTTCTTGGCTGTCTTTCTTTTCATGGCGACGTTTCCAACTGCGGGTTCCATGGCGCAGAACCTCCCTGCCGAAGAAGAACTTGAAAAGTATCAGTCCTTCAAGGGCACAGTTGCCGAGGTGGTAATTTCAGGCAACCGCAGAACCGAAACCTCCCTTATAGATCTCAATATAGAGACCAAGCAGGGCGATGAATATTCCCCGCAGATCGTAAAAGAGGATCTGAAGAGAATATTCAAGCTTGATTTCTTCCAGCAGGTCCTTGTTGACGTTAAGCCAGTTGAAGATGGTCTCAGGGTTGAGTTTGTCGTTGAGGAGAACCCGGTACTCGCGGACCTTAAGCTTTCCGGAAACGACAAGCTAAAGGAAGATGACATAAAGGAAGCTGTGGCATTTAGAGAAGGACGCATCGTAAGCCTGAGGAAGATAACGGAAGGCAGGGAGATAATACTTGCCCTTGCTTCCGAGAAGGGTTTGGTTGGAACTGAGGTCGAATATGAGATCGAACCGAGGGGAGATGGAGTCGTTGATGTCGTTTACCGGATTGACGAGGGAGAAAGAAAGTACATAAAAGAAGTCGAGCTTGCCGGAAACAGCGAAATCGAGACTAAGAAGATCAGAAAAAACATGTATTCAAAGCCCAAATATATTCTCTCTTTTATAACGAAGAGGGGGCTTTTCAAAATTGAAGAGATAGAGAGGGATTCCGACAGGATAAAAGCTACTTACATTGATAACGGATATCTTGACGTAAGGGTTTCTGAACCTGGAATTCGCTACGATGAGGAAAAAGACGGCTATGTGGTGAGTTTCTCAATAGAAGAAGGGCTTCAGTACAAGGTGTCCACGATAACTTTCTCCGGGGAACTGGCCGGAGATCAGGATGAGATCCGCCCGAAGCTCGAACTCTTGCCAGACTCTGTTTTCAGCAGTTTCGTTCTTCAGTCCGACATCGGGAAAATAACCGATTTCTACGGGGACAAGGGATATGCTTTTGCTAACGCAACCCCTGATGTGCGGCTTGATAAGGGCAACAACCTTGTCAGCATCGATTACTCGATTGAGAAAGGCGAGGAAGTGTACATAAGAAACATAAATATTCTGGACAACACCAGGACTAGAGACAATGTTATAAGAAGGGAACTTTCACTTCAAGAACAAAGCCTCTACAGCGTTTCCAAGCTGAGGGCCGCCCGCTACGAGACCGCTCGTCTAGGTTACTTTGAGGATAACGTTGAGGTGCTGACTCACAGGGTTGAGGGAACGGATGATCTTATGGATGTCGACGTGAAGGTTGAAGAACGTCCTACCGGATTTTTCAGCTTCGGCGGCGGGGTGAGTTCCGTTGAGAATTTTCTTTTCTCCGGACAGATACAGGAATCCAACCTTTTCGGATACGGCAAGACACTTTCTCTGGATGCCCAGGTCGGAGGCGTAACCAAGGCATTGAGTCTTAACTACCGGGATCCGTATTTCTTTGGTACCAACTGGCTCCTGGATATCAGCTTGTATGCTCATGACAGGGATTACAGGGATTTTGAGAGGGCGGCCAAGGGTATTTCTCTGGGGGTGGGAAGAAGGATAAAGAGAAATTTCCAAGTCCGGGTCTTCCAGGAATTCTCGCAACAGGACGTGCACAATGTCCGGGGAGATGCACTGTTCGTCCTGTCCGAAACGGAGAGAACTATAGTTTCGACCGGGGTAGGGCTATCTTGGGATACAAGAAACAATTATCTCGATCCCACGAAGGGTTTTCTTCTGAGTACGGCGGTTGAGTATGCCGGACTTTTTGCGGGCAACACCGATTTTATAAAGTACAATGCCACGGCCAAATCTTGGATTCCGTTCTGGAAAGGTACATATTTCGCCGCAAAGGCGAATTATGGGCTCCTGCATCTCATAGATGCCGGCGATGATCTCGTCGTGGAGGAGAGGTTCTTTCTAGGCGGTCCGAACACACTCAGAGGCTTCCGTTACAGAAGGGTGGGTCCCAGGAGGCCTACGGACACGGGGGGCTATGTAATAATTGGTGGCGTTCAGCAGGTTCTGGCATCACTTGACTTTGTTGTTCCGTTAAGCAAAACTGTCGGGCTTAAGGCCGTAGCTTTCTTTGATATAGGTAATGCTTTTGACCAAGATGAGTTCAGCCTTAATCCTTCGAATCTTAGAAAGGATGCCGGTTTTGGTATCAGGTGGATATCTCCCCTGGGACCAATGAAGCTTGATATCGGGTTCCCGATAGGCGAAAGGCTTCGAGATGAAGAAAAGTATGAAGTACAGTTTACCATTGGAAATTTGTTCTGA
- a CDS encoding aspartate carbamoyltransferase catalytic subunit translates to MAFEKKHILGLGELSAEEIKIILDTAESMKEISTRDVKKVPTLKGRTVVNLFFEPSTRTRSSFEIAEKRLSADVLNFSASQSSVVKGESLLDTARNFEAMGASIMVIRHGMSGAPFVLAREINASVINAGDGSHEHPSQALIDIFTIREKKGRIEDLDVLIVGDILNSRVARSNIFGLRKLGARVRIVGPATIVPEYFRDMGAEIFYSLEHALENVDVVIMLRVQSERKTLEYFPSLREYSGLYGLTREKLRLAKRDVIVMHPGPINRGVELTSEIADDPGAVILEQVANGIAVRMAMIYLVALGESL, encoded by the coding sequence ATGGCGTTTGAGAAAAAGCACATACTGGGTCTTGGAGAACTCTCGGCCGAGGAAATTAAGATTATTCTCGACACCGCGGAGTCGATGAAGGAGATTTCCACCAGGGACGTAAAGAAGGTTCCGACTCTTAAGGGAAGAACCGTAGTGAATCTCTTTTTCGAACCCAGTACTAGGACCCGATCGTCATTTGAAATCGCTGAGAAAAGACTCAGTGCTGATGTTCTCAATTTTTCCGCTTCGCAAAGCAGCGTTGTAAAAGGGGAGAGCCTTTTGGACACTGCCAGAAATTTCGAGGCCATGGGCGCGAGCATAATGGTTATAAGGCATGGAATGTCCGGTGCGCCCTTTGTCCTGGCCCGCGAGATAAACGCCTCGGTAATAAACGCCGGAGACGGCTCCCACGAGCATCCAAGTCAGGCTCTTATTGATATTTTCACCATAAGGGAGAAAAAAGGAAGAATCGAAGACCTTGATGTGCTTATCGTTGGGGATATTCTCAACAGCAGGGTGGCCAGATCCAATATATTCGGTCTCCGCAAACTCGGAGCGAGAGTGAGGATAGTCGGGCCGGCAACTATAGTTCCCGAATATTTCAGAGATATGGGGGCGGAGATCTTTTATTCGCTTGAACATGCTCTTGAGAATGTGGATGTGGTGATAATGCTGAGGGTTCAGAGCGAGCGGAAGACCCTTGAATACTTCCCTTCGTTGAGGGAATACTCGGGGCTTTACGGACTTACCAGAGAGAAACTCAGGCTTGCGAAACGAGACGTGATAGTGATGCATCCGGGTCCGATTAATCGGGGGGTTGAGCTTACTTCGGAGATAGCTGATGACCCGGGGGCCGTTATACTTGAGCAGGTGGCAAACGGAATTGCCGTGAGAATGGCCATGATATATCTTGTTGCCTTGGGAGAGAGCTTATAG